GGTCAGCAAGATCCACCAGATGCTCCGTGACCCTTATTACACCGGAATCGTCATCTACAAGGGCGACGAGTACCCGGGCAGACACGAGCCCCTGATCGATGCCGACCTCTTCAACCGCGTCCAGGCCCTACTCGCCTCCTGCGGACGCGCAGGAGAACGCCGGCGCATCGTCCACCACTACCTCAAGGGCACGCTCTGGTGCGGCGACTGCTACGACGCCCACGGCACCTTCCGGCGCATGATCGCCCGACGCACCATTTCTCGCGCCGGCGACGAGTACTTCTACTTCTTCTGCATCGGCAACAACGACGGCACCTGCAACTCGAAGTACATCAACATGCTCGAAGCCGAACGAGCGGTCGAAAACCACTACAGGCACCTCAACGCATCTCCGGCGTTCATCAACTTCATGTCCGACACGCTCGATGAGACACTCGCCGACCAGCAGGCGGCCCAGAAGGCGCTGAGAGACCAGCTAACTTCACAGCTCACCGGACTAAATGCACGCGAAACCAACCTCATCGACCTCGCCAGCGACGGCACACTTCCGCAACAGAAGATCCGCGCCCGCCTGCAGGAAATAGCCAAGGAACGCGAACGCATCACGACACAACTCGACCGAGTCCAAGACGACCTCGACGAAGCCGCCACGTTCATCAAGACCCCTACTGAAGAACCCGTGTGAGCTCTACCTCAGCGCCAGTGACGAAGTACGACGCCGACTGAACCAAGCGTTCTTCGCACATCTCCTCATCCACCGCGAAGACGGCATCCACCCACACTTCAACGAACCGTTCGACGATCTGCTCCGCACCCAGCAGCACTTCCTGTCCGCTGCCACCCACGTCGCCCCGCACCGCCCGACCCGGTCCGCAGCAACGCCCCGCCCCCACAGCAAGAAAGAAGGAGTCGCCCATCCGGGCGGCTCCTTCTCTACATCGCCCCTGAAAATCTCACCGCATTCGGCCCATAGGGTCGAATTTTGCAACAAGACTCAGCTTGTCGGGCTGCTGCGAAACTACTGCCAACAAGCGCGGAAAACCGCTGAACTGGCCGAGCTCTTGGCCACCGCCCGCGACTCGACACGTGCGCCGGACGACCGCCCGCTCCCCCAGCAGAACACGCTCCACCGCTCGGTCGTCAAGCTCCTGATCGAGGACTACGAGGCTGGCGCCTCGACGTACGAGCTAGCGGAGCGGTACAACGTGCGCCGCAACACCGTCCGCGACACGCTCCGCCGGGCTGGATTCGACCTCAGCGCCAAGGCGAAACGTGCAGCGATTCCGCAGAGCATCATCGACTTCGCCAGGGACAACCGGATCACGATCCGGGATGTCGAAGGCCGTCGGTACGCTTGATCGCGCCCCGAACGAAGGATGACGATGCCGCAGTACCGGTACATGAATCAGTGGAACGAGCTGACGCTGCGACCCGTGGCCAGCGAGCCCTATCTCGACGAGGCGGAGGCGCGTGCGCGGTATGAGGGCGGTGGTGATGCGTTCGAGGTGATTCCGGAGCCGGATGCGGCGACGGGTGTGCCGGCGTGGTCGATGCGGGTGTACACGGGTGATGGCGCGTTCCGGGTGCAGCATTACAACGCGGCGGGTTCGATCTCGCGGGTCACGGGTTTCCGGCGCTATGACGGGCGGCTGTTCCATGACGAGGTGATCGACTTTTTCTACCCGGACCAGGAGAACCGGTACGACCAGTCGGAATCCACGGCGCATGTGACGGCGTACATCAAGCCGAATGGGACGTCGAAGGTGATCTCCACGAACGTGGAGCCGGGCAAGGAGACGGTCGAGGAGTACCGGGGCGTCCCGATCGACTCGTATTGGGCGGAGCGTCCGGTGTTCGGGGACTGGGAGAAGCTCGCCGATCCGAACTACGGCGATTCGGCCGCGCAGGAATCGGGGGCGCCGGAGGCGCATGAGCGAGCGGTCGAGATGTTCTCGCGGCTGCGGTATTTCCGTGAGCAGGGCTCGCCGGTCGAGCAGCTGAAGGTGGAGGATCTGCCCGGCGGTGCCGGGGTGATCGTGGTCCACCAGGTGCGCGGCGGGGGGTCGCTGTACGTGGCTCCGGACGGGTCGGCGATGTTCGCGGCGTCGGCGGTCTCGCCCGACAAGGCGCTGCGCGCGTTCCTGGACGGCCAGCGCACCGATCCGTCGCACTTCGCGGGCGACGGCGGTCGACCCTGGCGTGAGGTGGTAGAGGTGGGTTCGATGTTCGTTCCGCCGTCGGAGGATCCGGACGGTCTTCGCCCGAGGACGCAGGATGAGCTGCCGGTTTACCGGCATGCCGCTGACCTGGCGGCGTGGGGTCGTGAGCTGTTGCGTCGTCTGGGGGAGTCGGATGTGGCGGCGTATCGGTACTACGTCGCCGAGGAGTATGTGTTCGCTGTGCAGTGCGGGCCCCGGGTGGTCGTCGTCAGCCCGAAGGACGGCGAGCACCTGTTGTGGCAGGGCGAGCCGGAGGCGGCGCTTGCGGCGTATCGTTCGGGGGCGCGGACGCCGTTGGCGGAGTTCGGTGGCGAGGATCCGATCACGGCTGAGCGGGCGCGCCTCGCGCCGCGTGTCGAGCGTCTCCTGGAGCGCCGCCCCGACATCGCCGGCGCGCACCTTCTCCGCGCGTGGCAGGTGTGTGCGCTGTTCGATCTGGAGATGTCGTGGTCGATCGCGTGGCTGGATGGGACCTACGTGCTTCGTCGTTGGGAGCGCGACGACAGCAGGGAGCGGGAGACCTCCCCGTCGGCACTTGAGCTGATGGATCGTCTGGAGAGCTGGCTCCTGGACTGACACCGGCCCGGCGTCGACCGGTCTTACTCGGCGACGGTGAAGCGCTCGAGCACGCTCTGAGCGACGAGATCGCGGATGCCGATGCGATCCTCGGCGAGGGTCATGCGCAGCCCACCGCCGGGCTGAGCGAACCAGGGCTGGGCGACCTCCACGCGGACGAGCACGTTCGCGCGCGTGAGCAGCGCGTGCCGCTCCGCGCCCTGCCCGAGCGCCGTCGGGGGGGGGGGGGGGGAGCGAGCGCGCCTCGAAGCGGGTGCCGTACGGGAACAGCTGCACGCCGTCGAGCACGCCGATGCGATCGAGCAGAAGCCCGACGGGCAGCTGGATGAGCAGTTCGACCCGGTGGCAGGGGCCGTGGGCGAGGGGGCGGGCCGATTAGGCTTCTGGGTGAACGGCCGAGAGGTGAGGCGCGATGCCCGACACGCTGCAGGAGCGCTGCGAACGACTGGTCCAGCCGGTGACCTCGCTGGCGGCGACCAGCCTCGGTGCCGCCGTGAGCCCCACCGGGATCGACGACGCGCTCGCGGCGGCGCGTGCGGTCAAGGCGATCCTCGATGAGGACGCCTCCGGCATCGAGCCGGGCGGGTTCACGGACTGGCTGCCGACCGGG
This Microbacterium sp. XT11 DNA region includes the following protein-coding sequences:
- a CDS encoding recombinase family protein, which gives rise to MCAAEPQGWCAASSLAERQTELIGTRDVRRWQLDDGGHRRVTYRSWPSNPSTQRRPSGPISVSKIHQMLRDPYYTGIVIYKGDEYPGRHEPLIDADLFNRVQALLASCGRAGERRRIVHHYLKGTLWCGDCYDAHGTFRRMIARRTISRAGDEYFYFFCIGNNDGTCNSKYINMLEAERAVENHYRHLNASPAFINFMSDTLDETLADQQAAQKALRDQLTSQLTGLNARETNLIDLASDGTLPQQKIRARLQEIAKERERITTQLDRVQDDLDEAATFIKTPTEEPV
- a CDS encoding glycohydrolase toxin TNT-related protein (This protein contains a domain related to Tuberculosis Necrotizing Toxin, which is the C-terminal effector domain of outer membrane channel protein CpnT, and which has a lethal NAD+-glycohydrolase activity.); the protein is MASACSTACSCSRTAPASRRARSPPPPPTALGQGAERHALLTRANVLVRVEVAQPWFAQPGGGLRMTLAEDRIGIRDLVAQSVLERFTVAE